A portion of the Acidobacteriaceae bacterium genome contains these proteins:
- a CDS encoding cbb3-type cytochrome c oxidase subunit I, translating to MSTAAIAPVQQPLDRLPEHNYLNASRGIKSWLLTQDHKRIALLYLMGVTFFFVVGGLLAFFLRLELLTPNADLMSMDTYNKVFTMHGVVMIFFVLIPAVPAVLGNFLLPLMLGARDLAFPRINLLSWYCFLTAGLILLYTVIMGGVDTGWTFTAPLSTKFINTNVISAGLAAFVAGFSSIFTGLNFIVTIHRMRAPGMTWFRMPLFCWANYSASIIMVLGTPVVAIAIVLVALERLIGIGIFDPKMGGDPLLFQHLFWFYSHPAVYVMLLPSMGVMSEIIACFTRKRIFGYTAVAFSSVAICLFGFFVWEHHMFIMGVSQYSALVFSLLTMLVAVPSAIKVFNWTATLYKGSITFTAPMIYAMCFLGLFVIGGCTGVFLGSLGMDVHLTETYFVVAHFHFVMVGSVIMGYLGGLHFWWPKITGRMYPELPAKVAAVTIFVGFFFTFGPQFILGYMGMPRRYAMYPPEWQALNVFSTAGATVMGGGYLLTMIYLGWSYYRGPIAGNNPWGAYGLEWTVTSPPPTENFAVVPIIEHEAYDYEVAPQPDPRFVAS from the coding sequence GTGAGTACAGCTGCGATAGCCCCCGTCCAACAGCCTCTTGATCGTCTGCCTGAACATAATTATCTGAACGCGTCGCGCGGCATCAAAAGCTGGCTTCTGACGCAGGATCACAAGCGTATCGCGTTGCTCTACCTGATGGGCGTCACGTTCTTCTTCGTGGTCGGCGGACTGCTGGCGTTCTTTCTTCGGCTGGAACTGCTGACTCCCAACGCAGACCTGATGTCGATGGATACGTACAACAAGGTCTTCACCATGCATGGCGTGGTGATGATCTTTTTCGTGCTCATCCCTGCTGTCCCTGCGGTGCTGGGTAACTTCCTTCTACCGCTGATGCTGGGCGCGCGAGACCTTGCGTTCCCGCGCATCAACCTGCTGAGTTGGTACTGCTTCCTCACCGCTGGCTTGATCCTTCTGTACACCGTGATCATGGGCGGCGTGGATACGGGCTGGACGTTCACCGCGCCGCTGAGCACGAAGTTCATCAACACGAACGTGATCTCTGCGGGCCTCGCGGCATTTGTTGCTGGCTTCTCGTCGATCTTTACCGGCCTGAACTTTATCGTGACGATCCACCGTATGCGCGCGCCGGGTATGACGTGGTTCCGGATGCCGCTCTTCTGCTGGGCGAATTACTCGGCGTCGATCATCATGGTGCTGGGCACGCCGGTTGTGGCGATTGCGATCGTGCTGGTGGCGCTTGAGCGTCTGATCGGCATCGGTATCTTCGACCCGAAGATGGGTGGCGATCCGCTGCTGTTTCAGCATCTCTTCTGGTTCTACTCGCACCCGGCGGTGTACGTGATGCTGCTGCCGTCGATGGGTGTGATGTCGGAGATCATTGCGTGCTTCACGCGCAAGCGGATCTTTGGCTATACCGCGGTGGCGTTCTCGTCGGTGGCCATCTGCTTGTTCGGCTTCTTCGTGTGGGAGCACCACATGTTCATCATGGGCGTCAGTCAGTATTCGGCGCTAGTGTTTTCGTTGCTGACGATGCTGGTTGCCGTGCCGTCGGCGATCAAGGTTTTTAACTGGACCGCAACGCTTTATAAGGGTTCCATCACGTTCACCGCGCCAATGATTTATGCCATGTGCTTCCTCGGTCTGTTTGTGATCGGTGGCTGCACGGGCGTCTTCCTTGGCTCGCTGGGTATGGATGTCCACCTCACTGAGACGTACTTCGTGGTGGCGCACTTCCATTTCGTGATGGTCGGCTCGGTGATCATGGGTTACCTCGGGGGGCTCCATTTTTGGTGGCCCAAGATCACCGGGCGTATGTATCCGGAACTGCCCGCGAAGGTCGCGGCGGTGACGATCTTCGTCGGCTTCTTCTTCACCTTCGGCCCGCAGTTCATCCTGGGCTACATGGGGATGCCGCGCCGCTATGCGATGTATCCGCCGGAGTGGCAGGCGCTGAATGTGTTCTCGACCGCTGGTGCAACGGTGATGGGGGGCGGCTATCTGCTGACGATGATCTATCTCGGCTGGTCGTACTACCGGGGGCCGATCGCTGGCAACAATCCGTGGGGAGCGTATGGCCTGGAGTGGACGGTCACTTCGCCGCCGCCGACAGAGAACTTCGCCGTGGTTCCAATCATCGAGCACGAAGCGTATGACTACGAGGTTGCCCCGCAGCCTGATCCTCGCTTCGTTGCTTCCTAA
- a CDS encoding M24 family metallopeptidase — MDLNALQAALREQKLDGWLFYDHHHRDPIAYRILGLDEKSFVSRRWFYFVPAYGEPKKLVHRIESGKLDALPGMKEQYSSWQELEAKLAALLGGSRTVAMQYSPRNAIMYVSMVDAGTVELVRSFGKDVRSSADLVSIFEAVLSEEQIATHYVAQQKLDSILQATWKHIGTEVRAGRAIGEMDVVNLLLAGMEREGLWTDHGPNCSAGPNSADSHYEPTAESSRQIQRGDFVLIDVWAKLASDPKSVWYDITWTGVVDREPTEREQLIFSTVRDARDAAINAVEAAYAAGTAIAGWQADDAARNVIRNAGFGEWFTHRTGHNIAVELHGNGAHLDNLETHDERLLLPNTCFSVEPGIYFPGEFGVRSEVNMMTRPGKAEVTGPRQTELVRI, encoded by the coding sequence ATGGATTTGAATGCTCTGCAGGCTGCGCTCAGGGAACAGAAGCTCGATGGCTGGCTGTTCTACGATCACCACCACCGCGACCCCATCGCCTACCGCATCCTCGGGCTCGACGAAAAGAGCTTCGTCTCGCGGCGCTGGTTCTACTTCGTGCCGGCCTACGGCGAGCCGAAGAAGCTCGTCCATCGCATCGAGTCGGGCAAGCTCGACGCGCTGCCCGGCATGAAGGAGCAGTACTCGTCCTGGCAGGAGCTTGAAGCGAAGCTTGCAGCCCTGCTTGGCGGCTCGCGTACCGTGGCGATGCAGTACTCGCCGCGCAACGCGATCATGTACGTCTCGATGGTCGACGCAGGCACGGTGGAACTCGTGCGCTCCTTCGGCAAGGACGTGCGCTCCTCCGCCGACCTCGTCAGCATCTTCGAAGCTGTCCTCAGCGAAGAGCAGATCGCCACCCACTACGTTGCACAACAAAAGCTCGATAGCATCCTGCAGGCGACATGGAAGCACATCGGCACCGAGGTTCGTGCGGGCCGCGCTATCGGTGAGATGGACGTCGTAAACCTTCTGCTTGCAGGCATGGAGCGCGAAGGCCTCTGGACCGACCATGGTCCCAACTGCTCGGCAGGGCCTAACTCTGCAGACTCGCACTATGAGCCGACCGCTGAAAGCTCGCGACAGATCCAGCGCGGAGACTTCGTCCTCATCGACGTCTGGGCCAAGCTCGCCAGCGACCCGAAATCGGTCTGGTACGACATCACCTGGACCGGCGTCGTCGACCGTGAACCCACCGAGCGCGAGCAGCTGATCTTCAGCACCGTGCGCGACGCGCGCGACGCCGCCATCAACGCCGTCGAGGCTGCGTACGCAGCAGGCACCGCCATCGCAGGCTGGCAGGCCGACGACGCGGCACGTAACGTCATCCGCAACGCTGGCTTCGGGGAGTGGTTCACGCATCGCACCGGCCACAACATCGCAGTGGAACTGCACGGCAACGGAGCACACCTCGACAACCTGGAGACGCACGACGAGCGTCTGCTGCTGCCCAACACCTGCTTCTCCGTCGAGCCCGGCATCTACTTCCCCGGCGAGTTCGGCGTACGCAGCGAGGTGAACATGATGACGCGCCCCGGCAAAGCCGAAGTCACCGGCCCTCGCCAGACAGAACTCGTCCGCATCTGA
- a CDS encoding type II secretion system protein: MAHHDRQHATASTASNPEAGFMLLAVIVMAAVILIALSVAAPIIAKDLRRDKEVESVHRANEYVRAIQLYYRKNNTYPASIKVLENTNNVRYLRQKYVDPLTGKDDWRLIHQGEQKTTIKGFFGKELTGIAGGGGGMGSAAGISSPVGGTSSTTISAGGLAGGFDQATIGGTSGSTGSTGASGASGSSGTGMFGDGTGGIIVGVGTSRSGSSILTPNGQDTYETWEFWYDPRIELLKQKVSILGGGMSSQSATGLGSSSGLTGDSGSTGATGSTGSAFGSGSSFGSGSSFGSSSSTP, from the coding sequence ATGGCTCATCACGATCGCCAACACGCTACCGCATCCACAGCTTCGAACCCTGAAGCCGGGTTCATGCTGCTGGCGGTGATCGTGATGGCGGCTGTGATTTTGATTGCGCTTTCGGTGGCTGCACCGATTATTGCCAAGGACCTGCGCCGCGATAAGGAAGTAGAAAGTGTGCACCGTGCCAATGAGTACGTGCGCGCGATCCAGCTTTATTACCGCAAGAACAATACCTATCCGGCGTCGATCAAGGTGCTGGAAAACACCAACAACGTGCGCTACCTGCGGCAGAAGTACGTTGATCCGCTGACGGGCAAAGACGATTGGCGGCTGATCCACCAGGGCGAGCAGAAGACGACGATCAAGGGCTTCTTTGGCAAGGAGCTTACGGGCATCGCGGGCGGTGGCGGCGGGATGGGGTCGGCTGCGGGAATTTCTTCCCCGGTGGGCGGTACCTCGTCCACCACGATCAGCGCGGGCGGTCTTGCGGGCGGCTTTGATCAGGCGACGATCGGTGGAACGTCCGGCTCGACGGGATCTACTGGAGCCAGTGGAGCATCGGGCAGTTCGGGAACAGGTATGTTTGGCGACGGGACGGGCGGCATCATCGTCGGTGTCGGCACGTCGCGCAGCGGATCGTCGATTCTGACGCCGAACGGGCAGGACACCTACGAGACGTGGGAGTTCTGGTATGACCCGCGCATTGAACTGCTGAAGCAGAAGGTCAGCATCCTGGGCGGCGGCATGAGTTCGCAGTCGGCGACAGGGCTGGGCAGTAGCTCTGGTTTGACAGGGGACTCTGGATCTACGGGGGCGACAGGATCGACGGGCTCTGCGTTTGGATCAGGGTCGAGTTTTGGCTCTGGATCGAGCTTTGGCTCATCGAGCTCGACTCCGTAG
- a CDS encoding GspMb/PilO family protein: MSSTVPALPPPNSSSVMSRIPRLTAQARAMLTELNLHFAGIAALAVVVLYLLVHFFVVWGSLKSHDAEALAGEKAQYRAAEIAAQPLRGLDSKVVKSTADADSFYADRLPYAYSQVASELGVLSKKAGVRLTRVQYGQQPALTGKNDALTEVKMDASISGDYRPVVQFLNSLERDHMFFVIGGINITGQQTGQVNLRIRLTTYLRQPNVEESTKELPETTDKPEVKKSAGGAR, translated from the coding sequence ATGAGCTCAACTGTACCGGCACTTCCTCCTCCGAACAGCTCTTCGGTGATGTCTCGTATTCCACGTCTGACCGCTCAGGCGCGCGCCATGCTGACGGAGTTGAACCTGCACTTTGCCGGGATCGCCGCACTGGCTGTCGTGGTTCTGTATCTGCTGGTGCACTTCTTCGTGGTGTGGGGCTCGTTGAAGTCGCATGACGCCGAGGCGCTTGCCGGGGAGAAGGCGCAGTATCGTGCTGCCGAGATCGCTGCGCAGCCGCTTCGCGGGCTCGATAGCAAGGTCGTAAAGTCGACGGCGGATGCGGACAGCTTCTATGCCGACCGTCTGCCATACGCGTACTCACAGGTGGCTTCCGAGCTGGGCGTGCTTTCGAAGAAGGCTGGCGTGCGTCTTACCCGCGTGCAGTACGGACAACAGCCTGCGCTGACGGGCAAGAACGATGCGCTGACCGAGGTCAAGATGGATGCGAGCATCTCTGGCGACTACCGCCCGGTGGTGCAGTTCCTGAACTCGCTTGAGCGCGACCACATGTTCTTTGTCATCGGCGGCATCAACATCACGGGCCAGCAGACCGGGCAGGTGAACCTGCGTATCCGGTTGACGACGTACCTGCGCCAGCCGAACGTCGAAGAGTCGACCAAGGAACTGCCGGAGACGACGGATAAGCCGGAAGTCAAGAAGAGTGCGGGAGGTGCGCGATGA